The Atribacterota bacterium DNA window TCCTTCAGGTAAACCCAGAGACTTCTATATCTATACACCTCTTCAGGTGGAATCGCATGGTCTTACGATCAACCTCCTCCTCGTAGTATGCCCAGAATTCTTCCCGGAAGGTTCGGTTGAGCCTTTCCACCATTCCGTTGAGTCTGGGAGAGAGGACAAAGACCCCATAGGACGCACTCCCTCACCTTGGATGGCTCTCACTGGGAAGGGACTTTTCTTGAGGAGTTCCTCCAGGAACCTCTGGGCGGCACTGGCCTGGGTGGAGAGGGAGGCAAGGGTAAAACGAAAAACCAGGTCTTGAGCCGTGAATTGTTTATACCCTGTTCCAGGGAGAGGAGGAATATTGAGGGTATCAATGGCCACCAGGTCCCTGGGGAACTTCACCGTGCCGTCTCTGGGTTTTTCGTCCTGCAGGGGGTCTTCTGGAAGTCTTTGGAAGCCCTCTTCCCTGAGGAAGAAGACGAGCTTGGTTTTCCCAAGGTATGGCTCGGGTTCCTGGAGTTTCCGAATGCCTTCCACAAGCTCTGGAGTTGAGATGGGTTTTCTGACCCTCCTGGGCCTTCTCGAGCAGTCCTCAAGGCTTTTCATGTTTTTGGGATTCCTTCTTCTTCCACCGGTAGACGGTGCTCCGGGTGATACCATACCAGTGGCAGGTGACCGAGATGGGATGGCTTTGGATAAAGTCGAGAATCTCCAGACGAATCCTGGCTTTCTTGGAGAGGTCATGGATTTTGGCCAGTTTGGCAATGGCAGCACCTTGAAAGCTTTTCATGGTGCAGGGAGGTCCCAGAGAAGATTGATAGACCTTTCGTTCCCTTTGCGTTACTCTTCATTGAGGTGCAGGACCTCCTTCTTCTGAGTTTTTTACTACTTTTGGAGTGAGGATACCGGTTCCTGCACTTTTTTGTCTACCCACCTGTTGCGGATTTCTATGAACCTACACAGGGTTTTTCCTCAGGCAGGTAGTTACCTTCCAGGACAGACTCATCAGGGAATATGCCCTAAGGGGGTATCAGCTTTGGAGTGAGGAATCGATTCTTTGGGGAGGCATTTCTTCCCTGATACAACCGTCAAAATGCCCCTATGGAGGACA harbors:
- a CDS encoding helix-turn-helix domain-containing protein, giving the protein MKSFQGAAIAKLAKIHDLSKKARIRLEILDFIQSHPISVTCHWYGITRSTVYRWKKKESQKHEKP